The Scleropages formosus chromosome 3, fSclFor1.1, whole genome shotgun sequence genome contains the following window.
GTGGCCATCGCGTGCAGGAGAAGCGGCAGAATTCCCTGCTTTTCGTCAATTAGTCAATAAATAGCAGGGTGGCCCGCAgtcatttgaatttttcatcGTGCCGGCTGCCAACGCCGCGTGCTCCGCAGATGGGACCTCCTCCGTCCTTCTGGACTGGACTCAATTATTCATGAGCCCGGAGAGCTGGGATTTGTCTTTGTCCTTGTTCAATTAAAGCCTGCCCGAGAGTAAGGGTTAAGTCGAAATGATCTGCGGCTCTGTTTATAGCGgcacaaattaatatttcagcatcTAGGGGCGCCGTTGCATTAGAGCGGGAGGCCCACGCGAGCGCGTGTGCCGTGTTTTTGTTAATGACAGGCGGGGAAAGACATTACCTGGAGAGCACAGAGAGCGGCGGCGGCTGCGAAACAAGTAAGGGGAAGCACGGCGCCCCGTGGCAGCCTGCATGCACCCCAAAATACAAGATATCGTCCCACCGCCGACGCTTAGAATTTAGGGCTGCCTTAGTGATGCACGCAGAcattgaaatgtcttttttctttttaaagttacattaatgtttttatatagatttatattgctgcctttggacccaaagctcgCAAGTTCAAGTCTCAcatctagctgtagtacccttgagtaaggtacttaccctaaaatgcttcagtgaagttacccagctatctaaatgggtaaataattgtaaccttaacattataagtcactttgaagagaaTGTtccataaatatgtatttacgTGAATTAGTAATGCACTATGCACTAtatgtggggggcgcggtggtgtggtgggtttggccgggtcctgctctctggcgggtctggggttcaagtcctgcttggggtgccttgtgccctgtgttgctggattaggctccagttcgccacgatcccgctcgggacaagcggtttcagccagtgtgcgtgtgtgtatacattatacacatcacccccccccccctttttttttttttttgtttgtggagACACTCTAACAACTCTGTGGCACAGTTTTATTCTCAAACAGGAGCACGTGTAGGAATGCTAACCTTCCTGCATGGAAAGGTGGTCCTGCACACAGAACCAGAAGGGGTCCCGGTTCACATCCCTGGTCTAAGGCCGGGAGCGAACAGCCAGTGCCGAATGAGCACATCAGAGGCTGGCTAATGGGCAGCCGAGTGGGAACAGCACGTTGGCCGCCGGGGGACGGCGATTAGGGGCTTGTCTTGCAACAAGTCGTCTTTGAAACGCCTCCAAACGGGAGAAGGGTGTCCATCGGAGACTTCCAATGAGCGCTGCTGTGGCGGGAGCCGGGGGAGATGGGAAGAAGGCACTCGGATAATTGTTTATCCCTCAGAGAGCAAGCTGATGTTCGTCAGCGGGTGGCTGAGTGAGTTCCGAACAGGGATGCTCCGGAGCCAGAGCGAGAGCCCGCCTGCATACGGACAAATCAATTAGCTCGCCATTACAGAATCAAAATAAAGTGCCTTGTGATGCTCGGGCCTAATTATGAGCCACAGggaagtgagttttaagatggGAAGTCCCCCCCCATTCCTttattaattgtatttatttaatccatttcattctttttaattGTGTGCTAGAGGATATGAACGGAACAAATAAATCATTATTTGCCATCTTTAAATTTCCCTTCCAGACTTTCCAGACGAACCggtttcagtgaaataattgaaataatataataatatgtaacGGATAccagtgtttttcatgttctcttGATAAacttatcagttcagggtgagtactctaatcaagggtacaacagcagcagggaaTTTTGGATCAGGAACCACAATTTGCAAGGCACTGGTCCCTGAACACAACGCCACCTACTGCCGCTTTTGCATTCCCGCCCTTTTGTTCCGCTATCACACaagacaacatttttaaagttattttttacaattttcttGCACTTTTATTCTATCACAGCATAAGAGTTAAGTGCTTTTGGAGAAACTTTCTGGAAGCCAGTTTAGACTCAGTTTCACTCAGTAAGCAACATGCTTCTCATGGCAGCTCGAAGAATGGAGAGCAGCTGTGGGGTAGCTTGGATCCAGAGGTCTGCTGTCAATGACGGATGATTTCCACCCCTCTCTGGAGCACACCCCCCTAACTGATAGACGTTTTTCAAGCGGCCGGCAGCCGCAACCACAAGACAGAGCCTGTTCCTGTTTCCGTAGCGCACGGTGGAATGAAAACAATTCGGACCAGAATCTTCTTTGAGAAAGGGCTTCAAAGACGGGATTAAGAGGAGGAGGAACGGTAATGAGGAATTTGGGGTTTCGCACTCTGCGATCCCCCCGTCAGCCTCCTGTTTTTCGTGGAGATGAGCACTGCTGTCGGTTGGACTTGGAGAGAATGCCTGGGTGCGAATGGCTGTATCGCACATTGTATCTGACCCTGTTCTCAGCACAGGCTTCTCAACACCTCATCTCATACAGCACATGTCACTTTTCAAATGTTAATTGCCACGGAGGCTCTGAACCCCAACCCAGCAGTGAATCAGGTGCCTCACACTGTCCTTACTTGTCCAGGAAGAGAAGTGGAGGGGGAACTTTTACTTAAGCTGTTTTGCTGCATATGTTGAAGCTGTTTTAACAAAATACTCTGCACTCACCGAAGCCAAGGCAATCGGGTCTGTCATTAGATAGGTTGGGTCTCCAGAGTGGGTCTGCCGTTTGATGGGTTGGGGCTACAAGATGGGTCTGTCGCTAGATGGATTTGGTATTCGGAGTGGATCTACAAGGTGATTGTGCTGCTAGATGGTCTGGTCGGAGTCTGAGATCACTTGATGTTAAAGTTTGTTCAAGAGAGAGACTCCGCAAGAATGGAGCACAGCACTGAAGGTGTCAGGTGTCCATGCTTGTGTTCCTCCAGACAAGTATCGTGTTTCCACCACCCCCCCTAGGCTTTTGTAACAAATGGTTGGCAGTGGATCGAGTCTCTTGCCAACCTCCCTCTTTCTAGAAGACTGATGGCGACGATACTTCAGCCAAGTAAAATAAACAGTCGCAAATGCAAAGCAGGGGGCTGGAACACATAATGGAACTGTAGCTTGAACTTCTCTAGCCTCGGTATTCCATTTCCATGCGGCAGTCTAGACGTGTGTGGGTCGGGTAGGGGGGGCTACATTTTACCCTGCTCCACTCTTTCCACCCCACGTGGCTGATGCTTCTTTGTATGACAAAAATAGTGAACAATGCAAACTCTTTTCAGCACACCTTGCTATTTTTACCGTGTTTCTTGGATTTAAAAAACTCGTTTCCCTTTTTACACACGTGTCGCTCTAGTGTTAATTTTCAGCACTGAAATAATAGCAGCGTGTGCTGTTAGAGAGGAAGGCTCCGGAAGTACCTGCGAAAAGTTAAACGTGATGAAGTGCTGCTCCTCCGTCTCActattaattttatgttttgaaCTATGGGCTTGTTTTTGTGCTTCATTGACTCTGGTATTTATGAGGTAgttacagcagaaaaaaatgttttatactcCATTCTGAAGGTTTTGCGAGATGAAATGGGGACCTTTGTAAATCACGTTGGCCAGATGAACTGAGGAACGGACTCCTGGGAAACAGAGGGTCTGGAGAGTTCAGTGTGGTCTCCGGAAACGATCACGGCGCCTCCTGGAGACTGATGAGATCACGTAGGGCTGAGGAGTCAAAGCATGTGGCCGGTTGGGAggtgttgggggtggggtgaacTGTATTTGTTTTCCCACTCCTCTACCTTGTCAGCTGGCTGAAGGACACGCGCTAATGAAACAGGATGTTTGTACAGTCCCCGTGGGGCGCCTGAGGGGTGGGAGGGACCACTCCCCTAGCTCGGTCCTTGGCCACTGTGCCCGCGGCCTGAACCCCCGACCCTGTCTGCTCGCCAGCAGTCATGACATTTGCATTCTGGGTCCgctcaagaaaaataaaacaaagaggaTCTGGGCTTTGACGGGAGGTGGCCGGGTGGAAGCCCCCTGCTGGTCCAACAGCAGGACTCGTTCTCATCCTGGTGGCCAGTTCATCTGAGGCCGGAGCGCGAGCTGAGCCGAGGCGGgggcaccccccccctccccgaaacGAACCATTGTCTGCGGGCTAATGAGGCGGGCCGCTTCGTCTGCTGACCGCGGCTGATGCTCGCCGGAGGCAGCTCAAGACAATGAGATAACATTTCtctcttaatttgtttttggcaCCATTTTTAATTGGTCATCTTTCTACTTGGGGGCTGGGCACCATCATGCCTTTGTGGTCATGGGGGCTAAGCGTTAATAGAGAAGAAAGCCAGTATGTTGGGTGAGAACAACATTTATATACGGTTAGCAGCTGAAGGTCCTTTGTTCACAGGTTGTGGTAAACTGGGTGTAAGATGTGCTGCAGGTAGGTCCCCCTTTGGAAGCGCTGTTCGGAGAGCGGTTGGAGCACTAAGAGAGACCTCTAGTGGCCATGGAGGAGAAGAGCATTTGGAGCCACCACTGCAGTGTCAGTCCAGGAGGGAGAGCAGTGCATCATGGGGCTCCTGCTTCCCAACCCCCTGCTAAGATGCTGAGATGCCGTGATGCTCATTATTAAGCAAAGAGGAGCTGCGGTGCTAATGGTGAAGGATGCGAGTAACCGGTGCTTTGCTCTCGGTCTGCTGGTGGCAGTCCTCAGCCTGGACGTGTACATGGGATGTTGCCATAACGACCCCTGAAGGTACAGCTGCAGTTTTTCCTAAATAAATTTATCATGTTTAAGGTACTGGGCAGATCTGCTCCCTGAgtgtgacctgtgtgtgtggacttCTCACAACACTTTGTCCACCGGCTGTGGGACACATTGACGTCAGGGTTCGAACAACCCTCCGTGGTGCAAAAACATCTCAAACTACCTTTTGGGAGTCACTGCATCAATAGGTCTAAATGGTCTTCAGAAAAACCACCTGCAAAACGATTGTGTTcagcacaatttttttaacttgaatttttagaAAAGAATACTTGTTTTGGGAGAAGTGATGGTTGTTGGGTTGAGAAAAATTACTgcgcatttttattttttctttttcaaacctcaccaggcttttttttttttttttttaaacctttgtcatttaaaatttttttgagCACAAGAAGGGTCACACATTTAATTAACAATGTGAAGCCTAAGTGAGAGCTGATTTATTGAAGAATTCAGCATGTTCTTTAATCGTGAACctcaaagtgtttttctttagtcATTTCATTGCAACAGGTCTCTGGAGGTAAAGAAATGCATGGCCCACCCAGCAGCTCGTGTTCCCCCCTTTGGGAGGGGtgctcttttgttttcagacaccccccccccgattcCCACAATTGTTCTACCTACTTTGACAAGGGCTTCAGGATCAGATGCCCCCTGCCCATGATGGCTGGAGAACTGCTGCGCAACTTTCTCAGTGCTCTCGGTGGAGGCGGGGGGGACAGAGCCCTCCAGGATGCCCCACGGAAGCAGGGGATCAAACGACACACAACCTTGTACAGCCAAAACGCAGAGATCAATAACAGCGGTTCTAGAGAGTTCCTACTTAGGCTGCTTTTGCACAGCGAGGGACGGTGTTTCCACacacttgtttttatttgttcattccaCCGAGTTAATTTTTGGTGTAACAACGCTGGCTTTGCGAGAAACATAAATTTCAGAGCAACTAGGACCAATTTTAAAGGGAGGTGTAGAAAAGCAGTGTGTTAAGGAGACCGCTGGGGATTTTTCCATTTAGATGATGTTTCTAATTGATGAAATGATGGTTTAATTATCTAGCGGCTTGCCAAAACAGTGTGTCGCTGCAGCATTTTACGGCAAAGCAATGAGCAGCAGAAGGGCCGGCGATATATCAGTGACGGGGTTGCGAGGTGGCAAGATCCACGGCTGCGTGTGTCGAAGCACTCGTTGAAACCTCGCCGGAAAGAGACCCGTGAGGTTTTCGCACTGTAAACAGTCACTTGCTCACTGCCGTGTGCTTGAAGAAGCAGGTcgacctgtgtgtgttttttttctttttttttgattgttctTTAAACAAATTCCTGTGAGAGGTTCAGCCTGGCACTTGCATACCAAAAAGATTGgtttaattgttgtttttttgttaacttGTGCTTTTGCCTTAATCACTTTCTGGTTCCACCCGTTTCCTGCCCAGCTCTAGAGTAATTCCGGAGCAGTACCTTGGTCCATGTCGTCACCTGGGTGCTTGGGCCCAGTAAAGGGCTGCTCTTCCATTCTGGAGGTGTGTGACCGTTGCCtaacgtgtgtgtgtccgtgtccatATCCTTGCAGTGCTCAGTATCCGTGGAGCTCAGGAGGAAGAGCCCCCAGATGCCCAGCTGATGCGGCTGGATAACATGCTTCTGGCAGAGGGCGTGTCAGGCCCGGAGAAAGGGGGTGGGTCCGcagccgccgctgccgccgcagCTGCCGCCGGGGGGGCCGGCTCCGACAACTCGGCCGAGCACTCGGACTACAGGGCCAAGCTGTCCCAGATCCGACAGATCTACCACACCGAGCTGGAAAAGTACGAACAGGTGAGGGCGCGTCGAGTCGTTCTTCCTTGACGGTCATCACGCGCATCCCCATTGCAGGCCACCGACTCAcctcccacctcccacctcATTTCCAACTTGGGCGCTGGTCTCACACCGGAGTGGCTGGAGCTCCGTGTGGGATTCCCAGACACACAgcgttgttgttattgttgttattgtcagGTGTTCAGGATTTGgcgcaccccccacctccacgcCCACCCTTGCTGTCAGCTCTCTGCTATCTGTTATTAATTTGTCTTATCTATTCGAAGGCTGTCAGATTATCAAATTTCACCCTTTCACTGAAGTACTGTGCCGCTTCCTCTTCATGTTATTAAAGGGGGAAGAGATCAAAAAACAGCGCCTCGGGTATGTGTGTCATTTCTGAAATAACTCTGGAGATTATTATTTAGTCATTGCGATCCCTGCTGTCTGTTGACGAAGGCGAATGCGTTCTCTGGGACGTGATCTCACTTGCAGGAAGCACAACGCTGCTGTAAATCACAATGTACCGTAGTGCATTGTGGGGCTGCGTTCTGTCCCGAGCCCCTGGCCACTATCTGTGATTGGGCTGGAGCAGGTTCTTTAGACAGGCAGCCTTATGGACACACTCCTCTGTGCAGGGAAATTATTCACTAAGCTTCACTCTTGCTGGATAGTATGTGCTCCAGGGGGTAAACAGCAAGAGAGGGAGACTCTGCAAtagcaaaatttaaaataaacaaaataataaaacatatgcTCTGAGGTGCCTATACAggatagggacagctggtagtataggagttagagctgctgcctttgcacctaaaggttgtaggtttcagtcacctctggctgcaacatccttgatcaagatacttaacctaaaaaattgctccagtaaaaatgatccagctgcataaatgagtaaatcactaagtagattaacattgtaagtcgcttcggagaaaagcatcagctaaatgaagtaatgtaatgcaaagGTGATTAATCCCTTCATAGCAATTGACCCAACACACACCGTGTAAGgtctcacacacagagtcatgCCCCTACATCGCATGCCATGTGCCTGGATGCCATCCTTTGTGCATGCAGTGTATCTGAGTGTGGCGTAGCCCAGTCCAGTGAGAACCGTCCCTGTATGCAGCGCTATACAGATAGTTTACTGTGTCCATGTACCACTATCCAAGTCAGTGTTGCTGCCCCTTGCAGTCAGAGAGAGTAGAACGAGGTGAACGGTCATGTGAGTGTACCGCCATCACGTGTCCCTGGTTTGTATATTCAAGATGGTATACCAGGGCGGCTGGAGAGGCAGTCCAAGTTACACAGCGAGTCATGGCAGCGGAACACAGGTACCCCTCCCTGCACATCCAACACATCTCACATGTGCCTTTCAtaggaacacacacaccgcacttTCCACACATATTCAACGATGCGGCCATGGAATATATAAGTGAAATCCCACACGCCGACCCAGACTCTGATTTTGTGCGGCAGAAGCAGAGAtcctgaaaagaaattaaatgtaattgacAATTTACATTTGGAAATGTAATGTTGGATTAATTAAACAGGTAATGAGGGAGAGAACTGGTGGAGGTGTGTAAGTTTGCACACAAGTGTGTTCTCCCAGCCACCTTGTCAGTATAGGGGGTGTAGTCCTTGTTATAAACAGTCTATCCATGAGAAGAGTGCCTGCATCTGGCATCTGCTTCTCTCTTattctcttacacacacacacacacacacacacacacacacacacacacacacacacacacacacacacacacaaacacactcactctcagCAGGGCGAAGGAGAGATGACTAATATCGTCACATGTTCCCGTGCCGAACTGCACAAAGAGAGATTACTGCGGTGTCGCGGAGGCTCACGTCTGAAAGCGCTGAACGTGAACAGGTGCACTTGTCACGAGCGAAAGGCTGTCATTTCTGCTGTCTGTCTTGCGGAACGCCCCCTTTCGCTAGCCGTGTTTCTGTCATGTAGAGCGATGCCTTGCGAAACTCGAGGCAGGCCTGCGAGGCCCGTCCCGTGTCTGCCTGGGATGGAAATGTGACCCATGCGGAATCAGACTGCGAGCGCCATGTGGACGTGTGTTCGCTGCACACGCCGAAGAGTTTTGTGCCAAGGTCTCCCAAGCAACGGACCGCTTTTTCTCTGACAGCTGAATACAAATTCCACGTACCGTCATCTTACCGCTCTCTAAAGTGACTGATCTCATTAGTATTGCCAGCTGTGTCTCTCACAGTGCCAGTGTCCACGTTACAAAGACGGCGCTATAAATATGCGCTTCGCTAACGTAGCTGTGTATCGGCAAATGTTTTTTGTGCTGTGTCCGGCGCATTGATTCGCAGAATCGCCGAATGACTCATCTTCTGTAACGACGGCGTGTCTCTGCCCGCCGCAGGCATGCAACGAGTTCACTACCCACGTGATGAACCTGCTGCGGGAGCAGTCGCGCACACGGCCCATCTCGCCCAAGGAAATCGAGCGCATGGTTAGCATCATTCACCGCAAGTTCAGCTCCATCCAGATGCAGCTCAAGCAGAGCACCTGCGAAGCCGTCATGATCCTGCGTTCCAGATTCCTAGACGCcaggttggtgtgtgtgtgtgtgtgtgtgtgtgtgtgtgtgtgtgtgtgtgtgtgtgtgtgtgtgtgtgtgtgtgtgtgtgtgtgtgtgtgtgtgtgtgactaacaAGCAGCAGTAGCTGCAACGTGGGCTCCTCTGTCTGCCTCCGGTCTCACTGACCATGAAACCTTCTTCTACCATGTTCTacatttccttgtttttattcccaacctgtttttttttttttaaaaaataattgtgaagCAGCCCCTGCCATCAGTCCCTCGAGCGAAGGTCCATTAGGTGCGATTACACTGCACAGATGAGTCCCTTTGTTCCACACCCAGAGGGACGTGTGTGTTGACCCTGCTAAATACTGCATGGTCCATGTCTTATGCAAATAGGCCATCCGCAGTAGAAGGGTTGGCAGATTCCTAACCGTATTgatgtttacatatttattaattcatatttcttttcttgCACAAAAGAAATGTTACAATGGAGGTGTAATGAGTAACCATGCCTTAACTGTTCCTTTTGCAGTTCCCTTAAAagactgttttatttaaaattccatGTGACATCCTTGGATCTGAATGATCCTCTCACCCATGACTGTGCCCCTCCTGCTTCCTCCCCCAGGAGAAAGAGGCGGAACTTCAACAAGCAGGCGACAGAGATCCTCAATGAGTACTTCTACTCGCACCTCAGCAACCCCTACCCCAGTGAGGAGGCCAAGGAGGAGCTGGCCAAGAAGTGTTCCATTACAGTGTCACAGGTTAGTTCTGCATCTGCTGTGACAGCTCCCTCCAGAGCCCTGGCAAAGTACTGCAGGCTAAATTGCTACGTTTCATTAACTAGTCTTCTTCCTTGTCTGTAAAACATACCTTAAGTGTTACTCTCCGCATATGGGGGGATGCGTACTTCAGTCTAGTCCTGGATGTGAGAAATAAACTGCGATCAGCTTctgcaaaactttaaaatttcaTGGCCCTgacaaaatatgtatttatataccAAGTAAATGTGTGCTGTGCTTCAGTGAGTGATGCTGAATATTAGGATATCTTGTCTGGCACACATGTAACAgctaacattaaaaaaattgacagCAAGTCCCAAATGTCATAATTACAGTATGAAGCTCTGTGTTATAGACGGATTGACATGAATATGCTTAAAACACGTTGAGTTTACAAGACAATAATTGCCCACTTGGGCCATTGTTCCGTTTGGCTCATATCACCATTTCTGTGTCTTCCCCACATCTCCCCGTGCACTAAATGCAGCTCCTATCAATAACGGCAGTTAATGTGATATGTGATTGATGGCAGCTTGTCTGTTTGCGTGCCGTCTATTGCTTCAGACTGATTCATCGAGGATGGGCTCCTGATCCACTGAGGCCTTGTGTTCACTTTCACCATCACCTGTGCTCAATTCTGAGCCAAAGCCCAGCGTAGAACCCAGGATAACCACTAAATACTCTTCTCTCTGTCGTTCCACTCACACCTTTTTTCAGGGATTAGTATTTTACCTTGAATGATCATCTAGTTTGTACATACATCAGAGAATACTGAAAAGTTTaaattctttggagaaaaatatcagtacAGAACAAGGAAAGCCAAGGACATTTAGTTGGATACAGTGTGTGGATAGGTGGTCCTTGCATGGACCCTTGCCTGaccctttatttttattcttttatttttgatgGAGGCAAGCTGCAAGTGATGGTGAACACTGACACAGTGGCAAGATTTAGGCAGTGACTTGTCTGTGTGTAGAAGAATAATaattgggggggagggggggtgtaaGGTACAGCACAGTGTAAGGTAAAAAGTGTAATGGATTTGGAATAAAGCTCCCTGTGGAGATGCAGACCCAACGCTGACTAGAGGATGTACTAATCTAGCTTGAAAATAAAGAGCAACTAGGGATTCTGAAACAAGTCTTTTATGCATCTTCAGATGTTGGGGGGTTTTGtttagctttgtgttttttctcatgTGGATCCAATGGTGTTATTTCTGTGCTATtcatatacattttcttttagtcaCATTTATaaagcgtgtgtgtttgtgttatcTGTTTCCACAGGTATCCAACTGGTTTGGAAACAAGAGAATCCGATACAAGAAGAACATTGGAAAATTCCAGGAGGAGGCCAACATGTATGCTGCCAAGACGGCCGTCAACGCAGCCAACGCGTCCGCTCATGGCAGCCAAGCCaactccccctccacccccaacTCGGCAGGTGAGTGACAAGATGAGACCCAGCTGTCCTGGAAGGCGTGATTGTGGTGTGTCCTTCCCTCAGGACTGTAGCCAGAGTTCACTGGGCCCTTCTCCTTTGCACTACATATTAAAACTTTGTTAGATGGACAGTTTAGCTAGACACACTAGAAAAG
Protein-coding sequences here:
- the pbx1a gene encoding pre-B-cell leukemia transcription factor 1 isoform X1, encoding MDEQPRLMHSHGVGMAGHPGLAPHMQDGATAADGEARKQDIGDILQQIMTITDQSLDEAQARKHALNCHRMKPALFNVLCEIKEKTVLSIRGAQEEEPPDAQLMRLDNMLLAEGVSGPEKGGGSAAAAAAAAAAGGAGSDNSAEHSDYRAKLSQIRQIYHTELEKYEQACNEFTTHVMNLLREQSRTRPISPKEIERMVSIIHRKFSSIQMQLKQSTCEAVMILRSRFLDARRKRRNFNKQATEILNEYFYSHLSNPYPSEEAKEELAKKCSITVSQVSNWFGNKRIRYKKNIGKFQEEANMYAAKTAVNAANASAHGSQANSPSTPNSAGSAGSFNMSNSGDLFMSVQSLNGDSYQGAQVGANVQSQVDTLRHVISQTGGYSDGLAASQMYSPQGINANGGWQDATTPSSVTSPTEGPGSVHSDTSN
- the pbx1a gene encoding pre-B-cell leukemia transcription factor 1 isoform X3, with protein sequence MDEQPRLMHSHGVGMAGHPGLAPHMQDGATAADGEARKQDIGDILQQIMTITDQSLDEAQARKHALNCHRMKPALFNVLCEIKEKTVLSIRGAQEEEPPDAQLMRLDNMLLAEGVSGPEKGGGSAAAAAAAAAAGGAGSDNSAEHSDYRAKLSQIRQIYHTELEKYEQACNEFTTHVMNLLREQSRTRPISPKEIERMVSIIHRKFSSIQMQLKQSTCEAVMILRSRFLDARRKRRNFNKQATEILNEYFYSHLSNPYPSEEAKEELAKKCSITVSQVSNWFGNKRIRYKKNIGKFQEEANMYAAKTAVNAANASAHGSQANSPSTPNSAGGYPSPCYQSDRRIQ
- the pbx1a gene encoding pre-B-cell leukemia transcription factor 1 isoform X2, with the protein product MKPALFNVLCEIKEKTVLSIRGAQEEEPPDAQLMRLDNMLLAEGVSGPEKGGGSAAAAAAAAAAGGAGSDNSAEHSDYRAKLSQIRQIYHTELEKYEQACNEFTTHVMNLLREQSRTRPISPKEIERMVSIIHRKFSSIQMQLKQSTCEAVMILRSRFLDARRKRRNFNKQATEILNEYFYSHLSNPYPSEEAKEELAKKCSITVSQVSNWFGNKRIRYKKNIGKFQEEANMYAAKTAVNAANASAHGSQANSPSTPNSAGSAGSFNMSNSGDLFMSVQSLNGDSYQGAQVGANVQSQVDTLRHVISQTGGYSDGLAASQMYSPQGINANGGWQDATTPSSVTSPTEGPGSVHSDTSN